A single Macaca mulatta isolate MMU2019108-1 chromosome 11, T2T-MMU8v2.0, whole genome shotgun sequence DNA region contains:
- the PPP1CC gene encoding serine/threonine-protein phosphatase PP1-gamma catalytic subunit isoform X1, producing the protein MADLDKLNIDSIIQRLLEVRGSKPGKNVQLQENEIRGLCLKSREIFLSQPILLELEAPLKICGDIHGQYYDLLRLFEYGGFPPESNYLFLGDYVDRGKQSLETICLLLAYKIKYPENFFLLRGNHECASINRIYGFYDECKRRYNIKLWKTFTDCFNCLPIAAIVDEKIFCCHGGLSPDLQSMEQIRRIMRPTDVPDQGLLCDLLWSDPDKDVLGWGENDRGVSFTFGAEVVAKFLHKHDLDLICRAHQVVEDGYEFFAKRQLVTLFSAPNYCGEFDNAGAMMSVDETLMCSFQILKPAEKKKPNATRPVTPPRVASGLNPSIQKASNYRNNTVLYE; encoded by the exons TGAGAGGGTCCAAGCCTGGTAAGAACGTCCAGCTTCAGGAGAATGAAATCAGAGGACTGTGTTTAAAATCTCGTGAAATCTTTCTCAGTCAGCCTATCCTACTAGAACTTGAAGCACCACTCAAAATATGTG GTGACATCCATGGGCAATACTATGATTTGCTGCGACTTTTTGAGTACGGTGGTTTCCCGCCAGAAAGCAACTACCTGTTTCTTGGGGACTATGTGGACAGGGGAAAGCAGTCATTGGAGACGATCTGCCTCTTACTGGCCTACAAAATCAAATATcctgagaatttttttcttctcagaggGAACCATGAATGTGCCAGCATCAACAGAATTTATGGATTTTATGATGAAT GTAAAAGAAGATACAACATTAAACTATGGAAAACTTTCACAGACTGTTTTAACTGTTTACCGATAGCAGCCATCGTGGATGAGAAGATATTCTGCTGTCATGGAG GTTTATCACCAGATCTTCAATCTATGGAGCAGATTCGGCGAATTATGCGACCAACTGATGTACCAGATCAAGGTCTTCTTTGTGATCTTTTGTGGTCTGACCCCGATAAAGATGTCTTAGGCTGGGGTGAAAATGACAGAGGAGTGTCCTTCACATTTGGTGCAGAAGTGGTTGCAAAATTTCTCCATAAGCATGATTTGGATCTTATATGTAGAGCCCATCAG GTGGTTGAAGATGGATATGAATTTTTTGCAAAGAGGCAGTTGGTCACTCTGTTTTCTGCGCCCAATTATTGTGGAGAGTTTGACAATGCAGGTGCCATGATGAGTGTGGATGAAACACTAATGTGTTCTTTTCAG ATTTTAAAGCctgcagagaaaaagaagccaAATGCCACGAGACCTGTAACGCCTCCAAGGG TTGCATCAGGCCTGAACCCGTCCATTCAGAAAGCTTCAAATTATAGAAACAATACTGTTCTATACGAGTGA
- the PPP1CC gene encoding serine/threonine-protein phosphatase PP1-gamma catalytic subunit produces the protein MADLDKLNIDSIIQRLLEVRGSKPGKNVQLQENEIRGLCLKSREIFLSQPILLELEAPLKICGDIHGQYYDLLRLFEYGGFPPESNYLFLGDYVDRGKQSLETICLLLAYKIKYPENFFLLRGNHECASINRIYGFYDECKRRYNIKLWKTFTDCFNCLPIAAIVDEKIFCCHGGLSPDLQSMEQIRRIMRPTDVPDQGLLCDLLWSDPDKDVLGWGENDRGVSFTFGAEVVAKFLHKHDLDLICRAHQVVEDGYEFFAKRQLVTLFSAPNYCGEFDNAGAMMSVDETLMCSFQILKPAEKKKPNATRPVTPPRGMITKQAKK, from the exons TGAGAGGGTCCAAGCCTGGTAAGAACGTCCAGCTTCAGGAGAATGAAATCAGAGGACTGTGTTTAAAATCTCGTGAAATCTTTCTCAGTCAGCCTATCCTACTAGAACTTGAAGCACCACTCAAAATATGTG GTGACATCCATGGGCAATACTATGATTTGCTGCGACTTTTTGAGTACGGTGGTTTCCCGCCAGAAAGCAACTACCTGTTTCTTGGGGACTATGTGGACAGGGGAAAGCAGTCATTGGAGACGATCTGCCTCTTACTGGCCTACAAAATCAAATATcctgagaatttttttcttctcagaggGAACCATGAATGTGCCAGCATCAACAGAATTTATGGATTTTATGATGAAT GTAAAAGAAGATACAACATTAAACTATGGAAAACTTTCACAGACTGTTTTAACTGTTTACCGATAGCAGCCATCGTGGATGAGAAGATATTCTGCTGTCATGGAG GTTTATCACCAGATCTTCAATCTATGGAGCAGATTCGGCGAATTATGCGACCAACTGATGTACCAGATCAAGGTCTTCTTTGTGATCTTTTGTGGTCTGACCCCGATAAAGATGTCTTAGGCTGGGGTGAAAATGACAGAGGAGTGTCCTTCACATTTGGTGCAGAAGTGGTTGCAAAATTTCTCCATAAGCATGATTTGGATCTTATATGTAGAGCCCATCAG GTGGTTGAAGATGGATATGAATTTTTTGCAAAGAGGCAGTTGGTCACTCTGTTTTCTGCGCCCAATTATTGTGGAGAGTTTGACAATGCAGGTGCCATGATGAGTGTGGATGAAACACTAATGTGTTCTTTTCAG ATTTTAAAGCctgcagagaaaaagaagccaAATGCCACGAGACCTGTAACGCCTCCAAGGGGTATGATCACAAAGCAAGCAAAGAAATAG